CTCTCGGGGCGAAGCTGGCGACCCCGGCAGCCGATCGACTCGGTTCGCCCGCTCAGGTCAGCAACGACCTGACCAGTACCCGCACGGACAATCAACCCATTACGTTCAATTCCACGATCCAGATCAACGGTCAGGATCTGGCCAGCGCCAGGGAGTTGGCGAATCTTGTGGTGCAAACGACGCTGGGGCAGTTGGGCCAGCTCATGCCGACCAACGCCCTCGCCACACGACGTGATACGGCCCTGACAGATGGAGCGGTTTGATGAAACAGCAAATGGCACTGGGCAGTTTCATTTTCGGCCTGTCCAGAAATTTCGCTTACAGCACTCTGCAGCGTAAGTCTGACGGGGGCTGGATGAACATCGACATCATGTCCAGCAAACCCAGGTCCAGCCAGACCGGTCAAGGCTTGCAGAGCCTGATCATAGGAGGCAAGTCGATGTACGCGCTGGCGATGGAACGCCTGGATGAATTGCGTGCCTTGCAGGCGTTGCGAGTGCCGTTGCCGTTGGTCGACGGGATCGGTCGCAACTGGGGCCTGTGGCGCATCAGCAACCTGACGGAAAACCAGAGCCTGATCATCGATGACGGCACGGCGATGGTGATCGATTGGACGATCGAACTGACGGAGTACACCAATGCGTAGAGTCAGAAGCATTGCCGGAGATTCTGTGAGTTTGCTGCTATTTCGGGAACTGGGTCGCAGTGACGATGCGGTGGAGGAAGCGCTCTGGCGACTCAATCCGACATTGGCGGAGCAGGGGGCCATATTGCCGGCGGGTGTCTGGGTCAGCCTGCCGGAAATTGATTCCCGACCCATTGTGACCCGGCCTATTTCGGCCTGGGATTAAGGAGGCTCCATGGCGCTTGGATTCACCCCGGCAGTGGAAATTTATGGTGCCAACGCGACACTGCTCAACGAACGTTTGATCGACTGGCAGCACATCGACGCGGCAGGAATCGAATCCGATCAGTTGACGCTGACCATCGATCTGCATGGATTGGAGGGACTTCCAGATCTGGGTGGGAAAATCGGCTTGCGGGTCGGTTATCTGGAGACGGGAATGGTGGATAAAGGCGAGTTCGTGATCAGCCGGCGTACACCCAAATTGTTTCCCCTCACGCTGACACTCGTGGCCACGGCAGCGCCCTTCAGGGCGGCGGACGAAACGGGTTTCAAACTGCGTCGGTCCGTCAGCCATGGCCCGACAACACTCGGCGCGCTGTTTCGTCAGTTGGCTTCGCGGCACGGTTTTTCTCCCCGTGTCGCGCCCGATCTGGCCTTGATCAGGATCGAGCACATTGATCAAGCCAACGAAACCGATATGGGGTTTCTGACACGTCTGGCCTGGATTCACGACGCGGTGGCCAAACCGGTCAACGAACTCTATGTGCTGGCGCGGCGTGGGCAAGCCAAATCACTGTCGGGCAAGGTACTGCCCAATGTCAGGCTATCAGTGACGATGAACAATCGTCCGGATGACCACGCTTTCATCGCCGCGAACCTGGATGAGACCGCCCGGGCGAAATATCAGGGTTGCAAAATGAGTTGGTGGGACGCTGCCGCTGGCAAGGAGCGCATTGTCGAAAGTGGCATTGCGCCTTTCAAGAGTATGCGTCGGCGTTGTCAGAATGCAGAGGAGGCCCGGGCAGCCTGTGAGGGCGAAGTTCGCAGGATGATGCGTGAGGCACTTAAGGTGAACATCGATTGTCCTGGCAATCCCGCTCTGTCCGCCGAAGGCATCGTGGTGCTGGACGACACCTGGCCCGATTTCATGCGTGGGCGCTGGTCAATCGACAAGGTCACGGCCAGTGGCAATCGAAAAGACAGCTATCGCTGCAAAATCGCGGCGACTTGCCTGGGCTCGCCGACATAACACGACGCAACAATTGCAGAGTCCACTCACACGGGGTGTGGCTGTAACTTCGTGCTCAACAGGGTTGTTAGTCCGAGGAAACTTACGAACGTGATTGCCGGGCAATCCCAGGCGGATGGATCCTCCATAACTCATCGGAGCGAGCGATGTATCTTACCGAACAGCAGTTACTCAAGATTTTCCCCGACGCCCGCTCTCAAGCGGGCGTTTTCATTTCAGTGCTCAATAGCGCCATGGCCCATCGCAACATCAATACGCCCTCGCGCATTGCAGCCTTTCTCGCTCAAGTCGGCCACGAGTCGGGGCAATTGCGATACGTGCGTGAGCTGGGCAGCGATCAATACTTGAGCAAGTACGACACCGGCTCGCTGGCTTCCCGGCTGGGCAATACCCCGGAGCCTGATGGCGACGGTCAACGTTATCGCGGTCGCGGCCTGATCCAGATCACCGGCCGCAACAATTATCGTCAATGCAGCCTTGGGCTGTTTGGTGATGAGCGTCTTTTGGCATCGCCTGAATTGTTGGAACAGCCGCAGTGGGCCGCTGAATCCGCGGCATGGTTCTGGGAACAGAATGGCCTCAATGAGCTGGCCGATCGTGATCAGTTCAACAGCATCACTCGCCGTATCAACGGCGGGCTGAACGGGCTGCAGGATCGCTTGCAGCTCTGGGCGCGGGCGAGGGCGGTGTTATGCCAGTCTTCGGTTTGATGCCTTTCGCTTATCGGTGGGTTGGTGCTGCTGTGATGCTGGTCCTGTTGACTTGTGGCTCGGCGGCGCTGGCCTGGAGGGTTCAGGACTGGCGATACGGTCGGCAATTGGCAGATCAGGCTCGATTGCACAGTGAAACTCTGAATCAACTGAACCTGGTTGCAGCGGCGCAGCAACGAGCCGAGCAGAGCAAGCGCCTGGCCCTTGAGCAGCAGCTGTCGGCCAGCGAACAAACCCATTACCGAGTGTTGAGCGAGGTTCAACGTGATCAGGATCGCCTGCGTGATCGTCTTGCCACTGCTGATGTGCGGTTGTCAGTCCTCCTCGATGCCAGTGGCGCAGCTTCAGTCGGTGCAGTGCCAGCCGCCTCCAGCGCCGGCGGCGTGGGTCCTGGCGCCGTACGCGCCCGACTTGACCCGGCGCATGCTCAACGAATTATCGCCATCACCGATGCGGGCGATCGCGGATTGATCGCTTTGCAGGCTTGTCAGGCTTATGTGAGGGCGCTGATCCGCTAACATTTTGATCGGCCCTGTAACTTGCAAGCGCGATGCGCTCGTGTACGGTAGGTCTAATTGCGCCCCATCAGGAGATGACCGTGAAAGTAATCACCCAACTGGCCGCCGACCTTGGCAGGCATTTGCAGATACTCAACGCCCATGTCTCCACGGCCGAATCTTGTACCGGCGGCGGGATCGCCGAGGCCATCACCCGAATTCCCGGCAGCTCGGCGTGGTTCGAGGCCGGTTATGTCACTTACTCCAATCTGCAAAAGAACATGCAATTGAATGTTCCGGTGGAATTGTTCACGACTGTAGGGGCCGTCAGTCGTGAGGTGGTCGAGGCAATGGCCAAGGGGGCGCAGGAAAAAAGTCGCGCATTCTTTTCCGTGGCGGTCAGTGGTATCGCCGGGCCGGACGGTGGTTCACCGAGCAAGCCGGTGGGCACGGTGTGGCTGGCCTGGGGCGTGGGTGAGCGGGTGTTCAGCGAGCTGCAACACTTCACCGGTGACCGTGACGAGGTCCGCCGACAAACGGTGAAGGCCGCGCTAGAGGGGTTGCTGCGGTATGCCGCGGCAGAAATCTCAAATCAGGGGTAGGCGATCCTCGAACGCTGTGGAATAATACTGGCTACTTATACAGGTGTTGGCCGTCAGGCCTTATTGATTACGTGAGGACTTTAATGGACGACAACAAGAAGAAAGCCTTGGCTGCGGCCCTGGGTCAGATCGAACGTCAATTCGGCAAGGGTGCCGTAATGCGTATGGGCGATCAGGACCGTCAGGCGATCCCGGCCATCTCTACTGGCTCTCTGGGTCTGGACATTGCTCTGGGCATTGGCGGTCTGCCAAAGGGCCGCATCATTGAAATCTACGGTCCTGAATCTTCCGGTAAAACCACGCTCACCCTGTCCGTGATCGCTCAGGCTCAAAAAGCTGGCGCGACCTGCGCATTCGTCGACGCCGAACACGCCCTCGACCCTGAATATGCCGGCAAGCTGGGCGTCAACGTCGACGATCTGCTGGTTTCCCAGCCGGACACCGGCGAGCAGGCCCTGGAAATCACCGACATGCTGGTGCGTTCCAACGCGGTTGACGTGATCATCGTCGACTCCGTGGCGGCGCTGGTACCAAAGGCTGAAATCGAAGGCGAAATGGGCGACATGCACGTGGGCCTGCAAGCCCGTCTGATGTCCCAGGCGCTGCGTAAAATCACCGGTAACATCAAGAACGCCAACTGCCTTGTGATCTTCATCAACCAGATCCGTATGAAAATCGGTGTGATGTTCGGCAGCCCGGAAACCACCACCGGTGGTAACGCGCTGAAGTTCTACGCCTCGGTTCGTCTGGACATCCGTCGCACTGGTGCGGTGAAAGAAGGTGATGAAGTCGTCGGTAGCGAAACCCGCGTCAAAGTTGTGAAGAACAAGGTGGCTTCGCCGTTCCGTCAGGCCGAGTTCCAGATTCTTTACGGCAAGGGCATCTACCTCAATGGCGAGATGATCGACCTGGGTGTCCTGCACGGTTTCGTCGAGAAGTCCGGCGCCTGGTATGCCTACAACGGCACCAAGATCGGTCAGGGTAAAGCCAACTCGGCCAAGTACCTGGCGGATAACCCGGACGTTGCAGCGGCGCTCGAGAAACAACTGCGCGACAAGCTGCTGACTCCATCTGCAATAGCTGAATCCAAGGCCTCTGCAGTTAAAGAGACCGAAGACGATCTGGCTGACGCTGATATCTGATTGATCCGATGACCGCCGTACTCGATACACTCGTCGCGGTGCGGCGAACCGCCATGGACCTGCTCGCGCGACGCGAGCACGGTCGAGTCGAGCTGACGCGCAAACTGCGTCAGCGTGGCGCTCTCCCCGAAATGATCGAAACAGCGCTCGACCGATTGACGGAAGAGGGCTTGCTTTCCGAAACCCGTTACCTCGAAAGCTTCGTGTCCTACCGGGCTCGTTCCGGCTATGGTCCTTTACGCATTCGTGAAGAGTTGAGCCAGCGTGGCCTGCAACGCAGTGATATCGAACTGGCCTTACGCGAGTGTGGTATCGACTGGCAGACGCAATTGGAAGACACCTGGCGGCGCAAGTTTTCCGAGTTGCCGATAGATGCGCGGGAGCGTGCCAAACAGGGAAGATTCCTGGTCTATCGGGGGTATTCAATGGAAATGATCAGCCGCTTGCTCAGCGGCCGAGGCATGGACGACTGAATGAAAAGGCCCGCTATTTCGATAGCGGGCCTTTTTTTGCCTCAGGTTACCTTCGAAGGTTCTCGCGAGCGTTGTTGGGTCTGGGACTGAAGTTGAGGCTGCTCCCGGTTTTCCGGCAGGTTGATGTAGTCCACCAACTCTCGTAACCGGCCATGGTCGCGGGCGTTGAAGGTGAAGGACAGTCGAGCCAGGTGGCTGAACTGTGCTTCATCGTGTTCTTCATCGCTGTAGGCGTGCTGGTGGAAGTGATCGCTCAGGCACAAGTCCGCGAATGCTTCCTGCATATGTTCGAGTGCACTGTCACTGAGCCTGTGATTCATACGAATCACGAACTGATGCTTGAGCCAACGGCTGGAGTGGAAGTTGCTGTAGAACTGGTTGATGTGTTCGACCGCCTCCTCGGCGCTATGGACCAGCCTCACCAGTTTCATGTCAGTGGGCAGGATGTAGCGATTTTCCTCCAGCTGCTGGTGGATGAAATCCAGCGCCCCTTGCCAGAATTTGCCACCGGGTACGTCCAGCAGCACCACCGGCACCAGTGGGCTTTTGCCTGTCTGGATCAGCGTCAGTACTTCCAGCGCTTCATCCAGCGTGCCGAACCCGCCAGGGCAGAGCACCAGTGCGTCGGCTTCCTTGACGAAGAACAGCTTGCGGGTGAAGAAGAAGTGGAAGGGCAGCAGATTGGTAGTGCCGTTAACGGTGGGGTTGGCGTGTTGTTCGAATGGCAGGGTGATGTTGAAGCCCAGGCTGTTGTCTCGTCCAGCACCTTCATGGGCCGCGGCCATGATGCCGCCACCGGCACCGGTGATGACCATCATTTCCGAGCGCGCGAGCGCGGCGCCGAGTTCTCGGGCCATTGAATAAAGCGGATGTTCACTCGGAGTGCGGGCCGAGCCGAATACCGTGACCTTGCGTCGCCCCTTGAACTGTTCCAGTACCCGGAAGGCCTGCTCCAGTTCGCGCAGAGCCTGCAGCGTGATCTTGGCATTCCAGCGATTGTGGTCTTCCTGGGCCATGCGCAGCACGGTCAGGATCATGTCGCGGTAGATGGGGGTGTTCGGGCTGTTGGGTGAAACCAGGTTGAGTTGTTCTTCGACCTTGCTGATGAGGTCGTGGCCGCTTTCCTGAAAATGACGGCTCAGGAGGTCATTCGGTTGGTAAGGCATTCAACTTCTCCTTCTGCACAGAACCCCAGGCTCCGACAACGCATTCGTCGACGCCACGACACTTCCTGTGTCGCTGTCTGCCCAGGCCCATGCCTGGGCGATTCACTTGACCCGAACAGACATCGGGTCGTCCATACAGGCTCTGTTTTTCCCTTGGATGAAAGAAACGTTCGCGTGACACAACGGGAAACGGGCAGCCCCCTTCAGCCCTGAAACACAATGGTAGATACCTTGAAATCTAGACCCTTGTGGTGATTTGCGCTGAGTTGATCATTGCGCCGCAAAGTCTTTCCTGGCAACCGCTTATTGACGATTTACAAGGTAGTTTCACCACTCGTCCGAACCTGCGCCGTACGTGTCCCACTCTGATTTACTAAGTTACAGGCGTCATACGACAGCTTTGCGTCAAGCGCAGAGCCAACGGTACAAGCGGTACAGGGATTGATCGCTCAACGAGAGCGAGGTGCCAGGAGGCGGGAAGCATGGCCAGAGTCGTTCTGGAAATAGAGATCGATGCGCAACTGTATCGATTGCTCAAGTCATCGGCCGAGACCAATCATTTGAGTCTTGAAGAAGAGTGCTGCCGACGACTGGAGGCGGGGGAGCGCCGCTCGCGTTACTTGCAGGCACTGCTGGCAGAATTGCGCGCCGAGGATGAACAGCGGCGCGCCAAATCCCACTGATTACTTTTTCTTCGGCGTCGCTTTCGGGCAGTCCGATTCCTGGAAGCTTGCCGAGCCGATCGGACGATTGGATTTTACTTCGGTGAAGTCGTAACGCATGACCGCACCTTTCGCCATCAACTTGCGGTAGCCGGGGTTGTTGCAAACCGAGGCGCCAAGCTGGAAGTACACCGCTTTAGGATCGGCGCGCATTTTCTGAGCGTGGCTGCTTTGTACGCTCAGGTGGTTGATCAGTGTTTTGCCTTCAACGGTGTAACCCTGATCAAGAATGTCTTCATTGATCGCCCGTGGCGTGCCAACGCTGCTTTGTGCGGCGACATTTTGCAGCTCTTTGTTCAGATTCTGCTCACTCAGAGACGCGGCCTGAGCGCTGAAGGACGACGCCAGCAGAATGGCAGCGGTGGGGACGATAAGGCGCAGCATGAAACTCTCCTGGTTCAGTGACTGGTGGTTCGACCAGCCACGTGACTGTGCGTTCAGTGGCGGCGAATTATAGGGGAGCCCGTCCGGACGGTACAGGCTTGCGCCGGCGGCTCTGGTAAACTGCCGGTCTTTATTTGCCCCGCCGAGTGCCGTTCGTGTCGAGTTTCCCTGTCTGCCGGTGTTGCCTTTGATGAACCACGCCCCCAACGCCGTAGCCCGTCTGCGTGACCAACGCGAAGATGAAGGTATCAAGCCACTTCAGGCCCGAGGCTGGCGCGCGCCCCGTTGCCGAAACTGCAGAGTGATCGAGAGCCATTGCCTGTGTGCCTGGCGCCCGCAGGTCGAGACCCGTTCCGGGGTCTGCCTGATCATGACCAGCAAGGAAGTGTTCAAGCCCAGCAATACCGGTTGGCTGATTGCCG
This genomic interval from Pseudomonas putida contains the following:
- the recA gene encoding recombinase RecA — protein: MDDNKKKALAAALGQIERQFGKGAVMRMGDQDRQAIPAISTGSLGLDIALGIGGLPKGRIIEIYGPESSGKTTLTLSVIAQAQKAGATCAFVDAEHALDPEYAGKLGVNVDDLLVSQPDTGEQALEITDMLVRSNAVDVIIVDSVAALVPKAEIEGEMGDMHVGLQARLMSQALRKITGNIKNANCLVIFINQIRMKIGVMFGSPETTTGGNALKFYASVRLDIRRTGAVKEGDEVVGSETRVKVVKNKVASPFRQAEFQILYGKGIYLNGEMIDLGVLHGFVEKSGAWYAYNGTKIGQGKANSAKYLADNPDVAAALEKQLRDKLLTPSAIAESKASAVKETEDDLADADI
- a CDS encoding CinA family protein — encoded protein: MKVITQLAADLGRHLQILNAHVSTAESCTGGGIAEAITRIPGSSAWFEAGYVTYSNLQKNMQLNVPVELFTTVGAVSREVVEAMAKGAQEKSRAFFSVAVSGIAGPDGGSPSKPVGTVWLAWGVGERVFSELQHFTGDRDEVRRQTVKAALEGLLRYAAAEISNQG
- a CDS encoding TIGR00730 family Rossman fold protein, producing MPYQPNDLLSRHFQESGHDLISKVEEQLNLVSPNSPNTPIYRDMILTVLRMAQEDHNRWNAKITLQALRELEQAFRVLEQFKGRRKVTVFGSARTPSEHPLYSMARELGAALARSEMMVITGAGGGIMAAAHEGAGRDNSLGFNITLPFEQHANPTVNGTTNLLPFHFFFTRKLFFVKEADALVLCPGGFGTLDEALEVLTLIQTGKSPLVPVVLLDVPGGKFWQGALDFIHQQLEENRYILPTDMKLVRLVHSAEEAVEHINQFYSNFHSSRWLKHQFVIRMNHRLSDSALEHMQEAFADLCLSDHFHQHAYSDEEHDEAQFSHLARLSFTFNARDHGRLRELVDYINLPENREQPQLQSQTQQRSREPSKVT
- the recX gene encoding recombination regulator RecX — translated: MTAVLDTLVAVRRTAMDLLARREHGRVELTRKLRQRGALPEMIETALDRLTEEGLLSETRYLESFVSYRARSGYGPLRIREELSQRGLQRSDIELALRECGIDWQTQLEDTWRRKFSELPIDARERAKQGRFLVYRGYSMEMISRLLSGRGMDD
- a CDS encoding phage late control D family protein; protein product: MALGFTPAVEIYGANATLLNERLIDWQHIDAAGIESDQLTLTIDLHGLEGLPDLGGKIGLRVGYLETGMVDKGEFVISRRTPKLFPLTLTLVATAAPFRAADETGFKLRRSVSHGPTTLGALFRQLASRHGFSPRVAPDLALIRIEHIDQANETDMGFLTRLAWIHDAVAKPVNELYVLARRGQAKSLSGKVLPNVRLSVTMNNRPDDHAFIAANLDETARAKYQGCKMSWWDAAAGKERIVESGIAPFKSMRRRCQNAEEARAACEGEVRRMMREALKVNIDCPGNPALSAEGIVVLDDTWPDFMRGRWSIDKVTASGNRKDSYRCKIAATCLGSPT
- a CDS encoding PA3611 family quorum-sensing-regulated virulence factor encodes the protein MLRLIVPTAAILLASSFSAQAASLSEQNLNKELQNVAAQSSVGTPRAINEDILDQGYTVEGKTLINHLSVQSSHAQKMRADPKAVYFQLGASVCNNPGYRKLMAKGAVMRYDFTEVKSNRPIGSASFQESDCPKATPKKK
- a CDS encoding glycoside hydrolase family 19 protein, giving the protein MYLTEQQLLKIFPDARSQAGVFISVLNSAMAHRNINTPSRIAAFLAQVGHESGQLRYVRELGSDQYLSKYDTGSLASRLGNTPEPDGDGQRYRGRGLIQITGRNNYRQCSLGLFGDERLLASPELLEQPQWAAESAAWFWEQNGLNELADRDQFNSITRRINGGLNGLQDRLQLWARARAVLCQSSV
- a CDS encoding tail protein X encodes the protein MRRVRSIAGDSVSLLLFRELGRSDDAVEEALWRLNPTLAEQGAILPAGVWVSLPEIDSRPIVTRPISAWD
- a CDS encoding lysis system i-spanin subunit Rz, whose translation is MPVFGLMPFAYRWVGAAVMLVLLTCGSAALAWRVQDWRYGRQLADQARLHSETLNQLNLVAAAQQRAEQSKRLALEQQLSASEQTHYRVLSEVQRDQDRLRDRLATADVRLSVLLDASGAASVGAVPAASSAGGVGPGAVRARLDPAHAQRIIAITDAGDRGLIALQACQAYVRALIR
- a CDS encoding phage tail protein, which encodes MKQQMALGSFIFGLSRNFAYSTLQRKSDGGWMNIDIMSSKPRSSQTGQGLQSLIIGGKSMYALAMERLDELRALQALRVPLPLVDGIGRNWGLWRISNLTENQSLIIDDGTAMVIDWTIELTEYTNA